The following coding sequences lie in one Anas platyrhynchos isolate ZD024472 breed Pekin duck chromosome 15, IASCAAS_PekinDuck_T2T, whole genome shotgun sequence genomic window:
- the LOC139998764 gene encoding maestro heat-like repeat-containing protein family member 7, with product MAELDEDRYRPAVPPRAACAYTGCYCEENVWKLCDYIRSRGERPVEEFYAVFISNERRMVPLWKQKSGHGDEPVVWDYHVILLRVSSGEQNFTYDLDTELPFPCPFDMYSTEAFRLDDSLHPEFHRKIRMIRADLYLETFASDRSHMKDADGKWQKPPPSYPCIETAGNIWKLCRDSAVKFIRAYVRGTKKDDEEQKMLFLSKICDLCRCVTERGVPMNLHGFCSKHKLVENIMALLEKEPVDSLRTAFRQKAMETVALLSNTIPTELRGNKERFLNMCCKSVFFLPPESDMPETEGALYAKTMDALDTMLAAFVRNCPNTSVSIELENILEALLDFALSKDPAVCERAVRRIERLGDFIISYFVSENSDDYEKYKHSYNDSRELYIPILGQLLGHLFIFCSGDESMRNAALDVLYRFFKILTETRESSQTKDMKNYRLHRVISKDTRFPYSITTVPCEIAKGFGGHLFPAERLDIILTALEALQDSSIHDKQGACSVLDAALEVPDYWLTDVPKTMECIRRNLDSIHTASARQCLDSLLLELTNMMSREEVKNLLQFSPPCDSTDLAMWEVILAMPQTLEKILNIMMEDLLLRNWCTAVTEDTCIRRLAMLAQNHFYVEDFVNPVHLQSYLRHPSPEMRFLVLKGLCTVSESPVKARKIQVLLPDILEALQDTNTDVVLKALLVLKNVMAHVERWKASGLALQLAEKLLPLFDHASSQVREHSICLFQAVVEAVLRQRTKKMKRTVHRSLLPLCFHTRDQSESVAKASGEALAVAAKFLRRKELKRLAQTEQTWRIGECLLQQDRGRVEEYLQQSQPYLKATQTNLRLEAVRFIGE from the exons ATGGCGGAGCTGGATGAGGACCGGTACCGGCCGGCGGTGCCTCCCCGAGCCGCCTGCGCCTACACCGGCTGCTACTG TGAGGAAAACGTGTGGAAGCTGTGCGACTACATCAGGAGTCGGGGGGAGCGCCCTGTGGAAGAGTTCTACGCGGTTTTCATCTCCAACGAGAGGAGGATG GTCCCGCTCTGGAAACAGAAGTCAGGGCATGGAGATGAGCCTGTTGTCTGG GACTACCACGTTATCCTACTTCGTGTCTCCAGTGGGGAGCAGAACTTCACTTATGATCTTGACACAGAGCTGCCATTCCCCTGTCCTTTTGACATGTACAGCACGGAGGCCTTCAGGCTGGATGACAGCCTTCATCCTGAATTTCACAg GAAAATCCGGATGATACGAGCAGATCTGTACCTGGAGACGTTTGCTTCGGACAGATCTCACATGAAAGATGCAGATGGGAAATGGCAGAAACCTCCTCCCTCGTACCCCTGCATTGAAACAGCAG gtaatatatggaaactgtgcagagactcGGCTGTgaaattcatcagggcgtatgtcagaggcacaaaaaag gacgacgaggagcagaagatgctgttcctcagcaaaatctgcgatctgtgcagatgtgtcacagagaggggtgtgccgatgaacttgcatggcttctgcagcaaacataagctggtggagaacatcatg gcgctgctggaaaaggagcccgtggacagcttgcgcacagcattccggcagaaggccatggagactgtcgccctcctcag caacaccatACCAACAGAACTGCGTGGCAATAAGGAGAGATtcctaaacatgtgctgcaagagcGTCTTCTTTCTACCTCCCGAGTCAGACATGCCAGAGACAGAAGGAGCGCTCTACgccaag actatggaTGCCTTGGACACCATGCTGGCGGCCTTCGTACGCAACTGTCccaacaccagtgtcagcatagagttggagaatatcttggag gcgctgctggacttTGCCCTCTCCAAAGACCcagctgtgtgtgagagagctgtgagaaggattgagaggctgggtgatttcatcatcagttattttgtgagcgag aactcagatgactatgaaaaatacaagcacaGCTACAATGATTCCagagagctctacatccccatcctgggacagctgctgggccacctcttcattttctgcagTGGCGATGAATCCATGAGAAACGCAGCTTTGGATGTTCTTTATCGCTTCTTCAAAATCTTAACGGAAACAAGAG aaaGCTCACAGACAAAGGACATGAAAAATTATAGGCTGCACCGCGTGATATCGAAGGATACAAGATTTCCATATTCTATAACAACAGTTCcctgtgaaattgccaag gggtttggaggacatctcttccctgctgagaggctggacatcatcctcacagcccttgaagctttacaagactccagcatccatgacaagcagggggcctgcagcgtgctggacgcagccttggaggtccctgactactggctgacagat gtgccaaagaccatggagtgcatcaggagaaacctggacagcatccacacggcatcggcgcggcagtgcctggactccctgcttctcgaGCTGACCAACAtgatgtccagggaagaagtcaagaacctgctgcagttctctccaccatgtgacag cactgacctggccatgtgggaggtgatcctggccatgccgcagaccttggagaagattttaaacatcatgatggAAGACTTGCTGCTGCGCAACTGGTGCACCGCAGTCACcgaagacacctgcatccgtcgcttggct atgctggcccagaatcacTTTTATGTGGAGGACTttgttaacccagtgcacctccagagctacctgaggcacccaagcccagagatgcgttttttggttctgaaagggctctgcaccgtgtcagagagccctgtgAAG gcaaggaaaattcaggtcctgctgccagacatcctggaggccctgcaggacaccaacacagatgtggtgctgaaggccctgcttgtgctgaaaaacgtgatggctcatgtggagaggtggAAGGCCAgtggcctggctctgcagctggctgagaagctcctgccactctttgaccac gcgtccagccaggtgcgggagcactccatctgcctcttccaagccgtggtggaggctgtgctgcggcaaaggacgaagaaaatgaagaggacagttcacaggagccttctcccactctgctTTCATacgagagaccagagtgagagcgtagcaaag gcctctggggaagctctcgccgtggctgcaaagtttctgcgacgcaaggagctcaagcgcttggcccagacagaacagacgtggaggatcggggagtgcttg ctgcagcaggacagaggcagagtagaagaatacctgcagcagagccagccctacctgaaggccactcagaccaacttgcgacttgaggccgtcagattcattggtgag